The Methylomarinum sp. Ch1-1 genome contains the following window.
GGCTTCATTGCGACTGACCATCAGGTCGATTTCCTGTTGCAGCATTTTTTTGACGAAAGCCGGATCATGGCCGTCGACGCATAAATTGACCCCTTTTTTCATAAAATCATTGGAAATTTCCTCGCTTTCCAAAGCCAATAAACCATTCTTTCTTGCTACATCGGCCAGCCGCACCGCATCTTCGATCAGCGAAGCTGGGTCCTCACTTTTATTCATAAATGTTTTACCCAGAATGGCAAAAGAGCGTAAGAAATCAGACAGCGGAATACGCATCAACGAAACCCCAAAGGTGCCGCCCAATACGATCAACAATGATGGCACATTGACAAACAACATGATGTCGCCGCCGGTAGCAATAGCCGCGACGATAATACCGATACCCAATAAAAAACCGACCAAGGATGCAATATCCACTCTTAACCTCTTAAGTAAAAACAAAGCCAAAGCGCTGTAGAATGGCAGCGCCTAAGCGATTATTTTAGTATATTCACAAAAAATAGTTTATTTAGTTGTGTCCATATAGCCAGCTATACCCCTGAGCGACACTTATTCAAGCGGAAATCACCCGATCAAAGCGTCGCATCAGCGCGTTAATATCTTTGCGATAGACCTCCTGCACCGGTAATATCAAATTGCCCGGTTTCAGACCTCTATGCTGCAGCGATTCGCTCTCGACAAAGTATTCATGCACATCATAGATTTGCAGGGCCTGAAAAATCGCCGCGGTATCTTTTAAGCCCACCTTTTCGGACTGTTGACGTTGATGCAACTGCAAGACGCCATCATCGAGAAACAGCAGGCTGACTGACTGATCAAAAGCCGCGGTCGTCAAAATGATATCCAGCGTTTCCTGAACACCGGCGCCGTCATGCGGAGCCTGGCTCATCACAAACAAAAAATTTTTTATCATAGTCTCAGGAAAATTCGACAAAGCGGTCCGCCGTTAGAGTCGCTTCCAGCAACTGCCCTAATCCACCGATACGAAAACCCGCGGCCACATCGTCATCCAATTTACCTTGTCGCTTAGCCTCATCCTCGCACAACAACCCCCGGCGCTGGGCGGCGGAAATACAGACCACCAAATCCAGGTCATGGCGTTCTGCGAGTGCGCTCCATTGTGCGGTGAGTTGTAATTCATCGTCCGGTGGCGTGTTGTATTTGAAGGCATGATAAACACCTTCTTTATAAAAAAACACCCGGTTCACCTGATGATTCATTTGCAAGGCGGTTTCAATAAAGCGGAAGGCGGTCAGCCCACCATTGCCGGCGTAAGGGCTACAGGTGATTTGTATCGCGAAATTCATGGATTGAAGGGAAAATAGGGTGAAAATAGCTTATACTTGGAACGATATTTTAATACGGGCGCCGTAATCTTGCTGATTTAATTTGCTGTAATTAGTCTAACTAACACAACGTCCGCTTACGTTATCATTGCTCGACAAGGCCACGCAATTCGCCACGACTCAAGTCATCACATCTTCTGGACAAACCAAACCTCATTCTCATGATGACTTAGCATTTGACCGCAAGCCACTTCCATCTTCGAACACAGGATCGAACAGCATTCGAATCAACAGCCAGCCAGATCGTTAACATGAACTTAATCTCATTCTCACCGGTCTCAACCGCATGAATTTTAAACCCTTAACACTCAGTCTGGCTTTAGGCATGCTGCCGATTCCTGCAATCGCGTTAGGTATTGAAAAAATCGAACTGCCCGATATGGGCGATTCCTCCGGTTCCTTGATATCCCCCCTCCAGGAACAAGAATTGGGCGAAGCTTTTTTTCGAAATCTTCACGCCCAAATCGAAATCAATGAAGATGCCGAAATCCAGCAATATATCGAAACCATCGGCCGGCAGTTGGTCTCCAATAGCGACACGCCCGGC
Protein-coding sequences here:
- a CDS encoding MotA/TolQ/ExbB proton channel family protein: MDIASLVGFLLGIGIIVAAIATGGDIMLFVNVPSLLIVLGGTFGVSLMRIPLSDFLRSFAILGKTFMNKSEDPASLIEDAVRLADVARKNGLLALESEEISNDFMKKGVNLCVDGHDPAFVKKMLQQEIDLMVSRNEAGQNMWKGVGDLAPAMGMIGTLVGLVQMLANMSDPASIGPAMAVALLTTLYGAIVANCFALPMVDKLANVLSYEKTNRELILDTISGIQEGMNPKVLEALLNSYLSEKKRLNNEEE
- the tusC gene encoding sulfurtransferase complex subunit TusC; this encodes MIKNFLFVMSQAPHDGAGVQETLDIILTTAAFDQSVSLLFLDDGVLQLHQRQQSEKVGLKDTAAIFQALQIYDVHEYFVESESLQHRGLKPGNLILPVQEVYRKDINALMRRFDRVISA
- the tusD gene encoding sulfurtransferase complex subunit TusD; amino-acid sequence: MNFAIQITCSPYAGNGGLTAFRFIETALQMNHQVNRVFFYKEGVYHAFKYNTPPDDELQLTAQWSALAERHDLDLVVCISAAQRRGLLCEDEAKRQGKLDDDVAAGFRIGGLGQLLEATLTADRFVEFS